The Hydrogenophaga crocea genome contains a region encoding:
- a CDS encoding helix-turn-helix domain-containing protein translates to MPSYPAVSDESASLLKELGARLRLARKRRGWSAEALAQRAGITRVTLSRLEVGEPAATSLGTLARVMGALGMAGDLALLARDDRVGHDRRDALLLAPRKPALPRRISLKRLPHLRSVAAWHLPDPDTRLSPEEVLSLYERNWRHIEPAKIVGEEAALLRKLTSTIGKGVLLV, encoded by the coding sequence ATGCCGAGCTATCCCGCCGTTTCCGATGAAAGCGCTTCGCTGCTGAAGGAGCTCGGGGCCCGCCTGCGCCTGGCGCGCAAACGGCGGGGCTGGAGTGCCGAGGCACTCGCGCAGCGGGCGGGCATCACGCGCGTCACGCTGAGCCGGCTCGAAGTGGGGGAGCCGGCGGCCACGAGCCTGGGCACGCTGGCGAGGGTGATGGGCGCGCTGGGCATGGCCGGTGACCTTGCACTGCTGGCGCGGGACGACCGTGTCGGGCACGACAGGCGCGATGCGCTTTTGCTGGCGCCTCGCAAGCCCGCCCTGCCCAGGCGCATCTCGCTCAAACGCCTGCCGCACCTGCGCTCGGTGGCCGCATGGCATCTGCCCGATCCGGACACCCGGCTCAGCCCCGAGGAAGTGCTGAGCCTGTACGAACGCAATTGGCGCCACATCGAACCCGCAAAGATCGTGGGCGAGGAAGCAGCCTTGTTGCGCAAGCTCACGAGCACCATTGGCAAGGGGGTGTTGCTTGTTTGA
- a CDS encoding helix-turn-helix transcriptional regulator — protein sequence MKTLPDPAAAAVAVPTVEALTLALDAGVDLGVRWNPGESLLAARSCLPFDGAWWGLGSWPAGGLPSLFLTNTVDLPAELVRWWHDCALQDRVAQTIVENTGAPMVWTDRDALAEPVRDWAQRFGLAQGVIASRLEPITGQVLFLAAYRSAATPAFGAADAELLDALARQAVLLWRSVRSQIEAIDRSMAVDRLAVVDASGRLSFCGVQAGQLLAEGCTDHDGMRWPPSLGAWLTDDPAGMHRRSGRLAGRIKRVPGGWWIEVGDARNAAVLPQRLLRVAELYARGLSSKQISKETGLSATTVRTYLQQAYGILGVSNKVSLGDTLGRGR from the coding sequence ATGAAGACCCTGCCTGATCCCGCGGCCGCCGCCGTCGCTGTGCCGACGGTCGAGGCCCTGACCCTCGCGCTCGACGCCGGCGTGGACCTGGGCGTGCGCTGGAACCCCGGCGAAAGCCTGCTGGCCGCCCGGTCCTGTCTGCCCTTCGATGGCGCCTGGTGGGGCCTGGGGAGCTGGCCGGCCGGCGGCCTGCCCTCGCTGTTCCTCACCAACACGGTGGACCTGCCGGCCGAACTCGTGCGCTGGTGGCACGACTGCGCCTTGCAGGACCGTGTGGCGCAGACCATCGTGGAGAACACCGGCGCGCCCATGGTCTGGACCGACCGCGACGCGCTGGCCGAGCCGGTGCGCGACTGGGCGCAGCGCTTCGGACTGGCGCAGGGCGTGATCGCCAGCCGCCTGGAGCCCATCACGGGCCAGGTGCTGTTCCTGGCCGCCTACCGCAGTGCCGCCACACCGGCGTTCGGTGCGGCCGACGCCGAACTGCTGGATGCGCTCGCGCGCCAGGCCGTGCTGCTGTGGCGTTCGGTGCGCTCGCAGATCGAGGCCATCGACCGCTCGATGGCGGTCGACCGGCTCGCGGTGGTCGACGCATCGGGGCGGCTGTCGTTCTGCGGCGTGCAGGCCGGGCAGTTGCTGGCCGAAGGCTGCACCGACCACGACGGCATGCGCTGGCCCCCCAGCCTGGGCGCCTGGCTCACCGACGACCCCGCGGGCATGCACCGGCGCAGCGGCCGGCTGGCCGGGCGCATCAAGCGCGTGCCCGGCGGCTGGTGGATCGAAGTCGGGGACGCGCGCAACGCCGCGGTGCTGCCGCAGCGCCTGCTGCGCGTGGCCGAGCTGTACGCGCGCGGCCTGTCGAGCAAGCAGATCTCGAAAGAGACCGGGCTGTCGGCGACCACGGTGCGCACCTACCTGCAGCAGGCCTACGGCATCCTGGGGGTGTCGAACAAGGTGTCGCTGGGCGACACCCTGGGCCGCGGCCGCTGA
- a CDS encoding nucleotidyl transferase AbiEii/AbiGii toxin family protein, with protein sequence MFEREHHRRIAALLEAIDAAFLLKHRCFFGGGTAIALSCGEYRESVDIDFMCASIDGYRGLREAVREKDPGWLFQRPVQLRREPLVDQYGIRMAVAVDEVPVKVELVFEARIAFKDPLPEDRICGVWRMAAEDLVASKLMANADRYADDAVMSRDLIDLAMFLPDGLVPAPGVEKARRAYGGAIDKAFTRARQGLLEREGRLQKCMKAMHMVVPEATLRTRIAALHLGA encoded by the coding sequence TTGTTTGAACGCGAACACCACCGGCGCATCGCCGCCCTGCTGGAAGCGATCGACGCGGCCTTTCTGCTCAAGCACCGTTGCTTCTTCGGCGGTGGAACGGCGATCGCTCTGTCGTGTGGCGAGTACCGGGAGTCGGTCGACATCGACTTCATGTGCGCGTCCATCGACGGGTACCGGGGCCTGCGTGAAGCGGTGCGCGAGAAGGACCCGGGCTGGTTGTTCCAGCGGCCGGTGCAGCTGCGCCGCGAACCCCTCGTCGATCAGTACGGCATCCGCATGGCGGTGGCGGTCGACGAGGTACCGGTGAAGGTCGAGCTCGTGTTCGAGGCCCGCATCGCCTTCAAAGACCCCCTGCCTGAGGACCGCATCTGTGGTGTCTGGCGAATGGCCGCTGAAGATCTGGTGGCGTCCAAGCTCATGGCCAATGCCGATCGCTACGCCGATGATGCGGTGATGAGCCGCGACCTCATTGACCTGGCGATGTTCCTGCCCGATGGTCTTGTGCCGGCGCCGGGCGTGGAGAAGGCGCGTCGCGCCTATGGGGGCGCGATCGACAAGGCCTTCACCCGCGCCCGGCAGGGCTTGCTCGAGCGCGAGGGGCGGCTGCAGAAGTGCATGAAGGCCATGCACATGGTGGTGCCGGAGGCCACGCTGCGAACGCGGATTGCCGCTCTGCACCTGGGCGCGTAG
- a CDS encoding sensor histidine kinase — MASSRDFGNTRWPGDEPAKALPPAPADTDGAPARHPWRQLGQALAHDLRPPLRAINGFAALIAADPDSRLSPDSRERLDRIASAATQLGDMITRLLELVQAHHAELACAPVDLDALMAAEQQRLAPAHPHLQWVCEPLPRPHAQAPLLTLAVRELLAHAAEHAPADRPHTLHIRHDAERQAWCVHDRLRDLLGADPDTLLDPFPRTAARPAGHAPARGLAVAARVVERHGGRLWIEARSGFGVAVWVYLPTPD, encoded by the coding sequence ATGGCGTCTTCTCGCGACTTTGGCAACACCCGCTGGCCCGGCGATGAGCCCGCCAAGGCATTGCCGCCCGCGCCGGCGGACACCGATGGCGCACCGGCACGCCACCCCTGGCGCCAGCTCGGCCAGGCCCTGGCGCACGACCTGCGCCCGCCGCTGCGCGCCATCAACGGCTTCGCGGCGCTGATCGCGGCCGACCCCGACAGCCGCCTGAGCCCGGACAGCCGCGAGCGCCTGGACCGCATTGCCAGCGCGGCGACCCAGCTCGGCGACATGATCACGCGCCTGCTCGAACTGGTGCAGGCCCACCACGCCGAGCTCGCGTGCGCGCCGGTGGACCTCGATGCCCTGATGGCTGCGGAGCAGCAGCGGCTCGCGCCGGCCCACCCCCACCTGCAATGGGTCTGCGAGCCGCTGCCCAGGCCGCATGCGCAGGCACCGTTGCTCACCCTGGCCGTGCGTGAACTGCTCGCGCACGCGGCCGAGCACGCGCCGGCCGACCGGCCGCACACGCTGCACATCCGCCACGACGCCGAACGCCAGGCCTGGTGCGTGCACGACCGCTTGCGCGACCTGCTGGGCGCCGACCCCGACACCCTGCTCGACCCCTTCCCGCGCACCGCGGCGCGGCCAGCGGGCCACGCACCCGCGCGCGGCCTGGCCGTGGCCGCGCGTGTGGTCGAGCGCCACGGCGGCCGGCTGTGGATCGAGGCGCGCAGCGGCTTCGGCGTGGCGGTGTGGGTTTACCTGCCCACGCCGGATTGA
- a CDS encoding lysylphosphatidylglycerol synthase domain-containing protein, whose amino-acid sequence MNLPSALRRSAPWLVAAVVLGLVAVQAREVDWPQVRGALRQLPLPTIGLSVLIAAAAHAVYAAFDLVGRALTEPRIGRWRTWGIAAIVYAFNLNLGALIGGLGMRLRLYTRWGLPPATVAQIAGHCVLTNWVGWCWVAGLVLLLAPPSLSAGWAPGPQALRAAGAGVLLLALAYQAVCSVSRRKTLQWRRHTLERAGPRLALLQAAAGAVNWLLMALSLWNLLQGRGGFAVALGAIVLAAVAGILVRVPGSVGVFETVVVTAIAGAVPTHEALAAVLAFRAVHYLLPLALALPAYGLIEWAGKDPKRGTNKRCKEQDTKRRRFA is encoded by the coding sequence ATGAACTTGCCCTCGGCCCTGCGCCGCAGCGCGCCCTGGCTGGTCGCGGCCGTGGTGCTCGGGCTGGTGGCGGTGCAGGCGCGCGAGGTGGACTGGCCCCAGGTGCGCGGCGCCTTGAGGCAGCTGCCGCTGCCCACGATCGGCCTGTCGGTGCTGATCGCCGCCGCCGCGCATGCGGTCTATGCGGCCTTCGACCTCGTGGGCCGCGCGCTCACCGAGCCGCGCATCGGCCGCTGGCGCACCTGGGGCATCGCGGCCATCGTCTATGCCTTCAACCTCAACCTGGGCGCGCTCATCGGCGGCCTGGGCATGCGGCTGCGGCTCTACACGCGCTGGGGCCTGCCGCCGGCCACGGTGGCGCAGATCGCGGGCCACTGCGTGCTCACCAACTGGGTCGGCTGGTGCTGGGTGGCGGGGCTGGTGCTGCTGCTGGCGCCGCCGTCCTTGTCGGCGGGCTGGGCCCCGGGCCCGCAGGCGCTGCGCGCGGCAGGGGCCGGTGTGCTGCTGCTGGCCCTGGCCTACCAGGCCGTGTGCAGCGTTTCGCGCCGCAAGACCCTGCAATGGCGCCGCCACACGCTGGAGCGTGCGGGCCCGCGGCTGGCCCTGCTGCAGGCGGCGGCGGGCGCGGTCAACTGGCTGCTCATGGCCCTGAGCCTGTGGAACCTGCTGCAAGGGCGGGGGGGCTTTGCGGTGGCGCTGGGCGCGATCGTGCTCGCTGCGGTGGCGGGCATTCTGGTGCGCGTGCCGGGCAGCGTGGGCGTGTTCGAGACCGTGGTGGTGACCGCGATCGCGGGCGCCGTGCCCACGCACGAGGCGCTCGCCGCGGTGCTCGCGTTCCGCGCCGTGCACTACCTGCTGCCGCTGGCGCTGGCCTTGCCGGCGTACGGGCTCATCGAATGGGCGGGCAAAGACCCCAAGCGCGGGACGAACAAAAGATGCAAAGAACAAGATACAAAAAGAAGGCGATTTGCATAA